A single genomic interval of Cellvibrio sp. PSBB023 harbors:
- a CDS encoding DUF3144 domain-containing protein, which produces MSTKTDDDIFWELVEKFIEDANSACDHADPGIVSAALINATARFNAFVVAQSSLDKNEFAEDVEGTTNYLTGRYRDFLKEHMEDYRENYSTLIGVRELPDE; this is translated from the coding sequence ATGAGCACAAAAACTGACGATGATATTTTTTGGGAATTGGTAGAGAAGTTTATCGAAGACGCCAATAGCGCCTGCGATCATGCCGACCCGGGAATTGTCAGTGCCGCATTAATCAATGCAACCGCGCGCTTTAATGCCTTTGTGGTGGCACAGAGTTCGCTGGATAAAAATGAATTCGCGGAAGATGTAGAAGGCACCACCAATTACCTGACTGGCCGCTACCGCGATTTTTTAAAAGAACACATGGAAGATTACCGCGAGAATTATTCAACCTTGATTGGTGTGCGCGAACTGCCGGATGAGTAA